Proteins found in one Nostoc sp. NIES-3756 genomic segment:
- a CDS encoding DUF4912 domain-containing protein, whose amino-acid sequence MWQKEKKDTGIVNLALLLTLTTAPIAANMLLSAPMLAQSTKETPAFELPQTVENGTTLRIDGSTSLIAVNQSLKQSFEQQFAGTKVDLATNGTESALKGVLDGSIDVAALARGLTPEEKAQGLEQVRLHREKIAIIVGEENPFKGSLTDRQFARIFRGRITNWSQIGAPAAKIRFIDRPDTSDTRQTLSSYPVFKAAKFATGSTATQVSEDNTAEIVKQLGKDGISYARANQVLKLTGVRVLQLHETTPDDPKYPFSQPLVYVYKKSPKPSVAAFLGFALASPGQKAIETARVAEAEAIAKGETQAPLTATNPASTPEATTSPVAGTAPFTTSAPNTNTFPNASTTNNLTQPGVEASPETPQLDRSLLWWLLLPVGAIGGLLLWFIKRPSATTALDSTPELSEAETKSDVTSTSEPLVEIHDNTTNTILQNNNATVIQSTNSTAIQELDNNPTVIQFTNATTIQEVDNNPTVIQSTAQESDKTNLGNPQITIPPELEQSPWDMEAPAAVVNTSYPQMIEVPKTPTHVEQPTTNVVTQIQETAPAEDNHQQLTEELPQTPAYSDNEETELAPVASEDTDVADSLPDLPDFHAIFADAADEDAVEQTDVQEITDENGQLAAILPTFNDIPEDALNSVADAAEIHENGMLEEGEFLTPSSLGTLTSGAVLAGVGAQAWVGSNHIEETVTSQVSATANVPETSILTASATTSELENEEEPSSIVLKSRNAEWAYVSWYVSPHDQQKLHNQGISELALRLYDVTEIDLSYQQPQQVQQYECEPGTSDRYVQIPASDRDYIIDLGYVTGGEWVNIARSASVHVFNRPYTDPLLANLPGLDTASSVVFTPRSPKWAYVSWDISPAHQQLLIEHGITQLALRLYDATNIDLSYQHPQLVQQYEFDEITRDRYVSIPHSDHDYVTEVGYVTTAGDWVTIARSAIVHIFNSSQGDFWFVADSELIIHGATDPDATVTIAGKPVTLKPDGTFHLRVPFSEEVLDYLITVASGEQRKIIHKKFTQENSES is encoded by the coding sequence ATGTGGCAAAAAGAGAAAAAAGACACTGGCATAGTGAATCTGGCATTGTTGCTGACCTTAACGACCGCCCCCATCGCTGCAAATATGTTATTGTCAGCGCCGATGCTGGCACAATCGACGAAAGAAACACCCGCTTTTGAGCTACCGCAAACCGTGGAAAACGGAACTACATTGCGGATAGATGGCTCAACTAGCTTAATAGCAGTGAATCAAAGCCTGAAACAGAGTTTTGAGCAACAGTTCGCGGGAACTAAAGTAGACTTAGCTACTAATGGTACTGAATCTGCACTCAAAGGCGTGTTGGATGGCAGCATTGATGTAGCAGCTCTTGCTCGTGGCTTGACTCCAGAAGAAAAAGCCCAAGGTTTGGAACAGGTGAGATTGCACCGCGAAAAGATTGCCATCATTGTGGGCGAAGAAAACCCCTTCAAAGGCAGCTTAACCGATAGGCAATTCGCTAGGATTTTTCGGGGACGTATTACTAATTGGTCACAAATAGGAGCGCCAGCAGCCAAGATTCGCTTTATAGACCGACCAGATACCAGCGACACCCGCCAAACACTAAGCAGCTACCCAGTATTTAAAGCTGCTAAATTTGCCACAGGCTCTACTGCTACTCAGGTGAGTGAAGACAACACGGCAGAAATCGTCAAACAACTTGGTAAGGACGGGATTAGCTATGCTAGAGCCAATCAGGTATTAAAATTGACCGGGGTGCGGGTTCTCCAGTTACACGAGACTACACCGGATGACCCGAAATATCCCTTTTCCCAACCGCTAGTATATGTTTATAAAAAAAGCCCTAAGCCATCTGTAGCGGCGTTTCTCGGCTTTGCTTTGGCATCGCCTGGACAAAAAGCGATAGAAACAGCAAGAGTAGCTGAAGCAGAAGCGATCGCGAAAGGTGAAACCCAAGCACCGCTAACAGCAACTAATCCCGCTAGTACACCTGAGGCTACAACTTCTCCCGTAGCTGGAACTGCACCGTTCACCACTTCAGCCCCTAATACTAATACTTTTCCCAATGCAAGTACAACTAACAACCTCACGCAGCCAGGTGTAGAAGCTTCTCCAGAAACGCCTCAATTGGATCGTTCTTTGTTGTGGTGGTTATTGTTACCTGTAGGTGCGATCGGTGGATTATTGTTATGGTTTATTAAGCGTCCATCCGCAACCACAGCATTAGACAGTACCCCAGAACTTAGTGAGGCGGAAACTAAGAGCGATGTTACCTCTACATCTGAGCCATTAGTGGAAATCCACGACAATACTACCAACACCATACTTCAAAATAACAACGCAACTGTCATTCAATCCACAAATTCTACAGCGATTCAAGAGTTAGACAACAACCCAACTGTCATTCAATTCACAAACGCTACGACGATTCAAGAAGTAGACAACAATCCAACTGTCATTCAATCCACTGCTCAAGAGTCAGACAAAACCAATTTAGGTAATCCTCAAATTACAATTCCGCCTGAACTGGAACAATCACCTTGGGATATGGAAGCACCTGCTGCTGTTGTCAATACTTCCTATCCCCAAATGATTGAAGTACCAAAAACTCCTACTCATGTAGAGCAGCCAACAACAAATGTCGTCACGCAGATTCAAGAAACTGCACCTGCTGAGGACAATCATCAGCAATTAACAGAAGAATTACCGCAAACACCAGCATATTCAGATAACGAAGAAACTGAATTGGCTCCCGTAGCTAGCGAAGATACCGACGTAGCAGACTCTCTCCCTGATTTGCCAGATTTTCACGCCATTTTTGCTGATGCAGCAGATGAGGATGCGGTAGAACAGACGGATGTTCAGGAAATAACTGATGAAAATGGGCAATTAGCAGCTATATTGCCTACATTTAACGATATTCCCGAAGATGCACTCAACTCAGTAGCAGATGCAGCCGAAATCCATGAAAATGGAATGTTGGAGGAAGGAGAATTTCTCACTCCATCTAGTTTAGGAACTTTAACAAGTGGTGCAGTCCTAGCAGGAGTAGGAGCGCAAGCTTGGGTGGGAAGCAATCACATTGAAGAAACTGTGACATCCCAGGTGTCAGCAACGGCTAACGTTCCTGAAACAAGTATACTCACAGCATCAGCAACAACATCTGAGTTGGAAAATGAGGAAGAACCAAGTAGCATTGTCCTAAAATCCCGAAATGCTGAGTGGGCTTATGTTTCTTGGTACGTTTCGCCTCATGATCAGCAAAAGCTGCATAATCAAGGAATCTCAGAATTAGCACTACGACTTTATGATGTCACTGAGATTGATCTGAGTTACCAACAACCGCAGCAGGTACAGCAGTACGAATGTGAGCCAGGAACAAGCGATCGCTATGTCCAGATTCCTGCAAGCGATCGCGATTATATAATAGACCTGGGTTATGTTACCGGGGGAGAGTGGGTGAATATAGCTCGTTCTGCTAGCGTCCATGTCTTCAATCGTCCCTATACAGACCCCCTATTGGCAAATCTGCCAGGATTAGATACAGCAAGTAGCGTTGTCTTTACTCCTCGTTCTCCTAAATGGGCTTATGTAAGTTGGGATATTTCTCCTGCGCATCAACAATTACTCATAGAGCATGGAATTACTCAGTTAGCACTTAGACTGTATGATGCCACTAATATTGACCTGAGTTACCAGCATCCTCAGTTAGTGCAGCAGTATGAGTTTGATGAAATCACCCGCGATCGCTACGTGTCAATCCCTCATAGTGATCATGATTACGTAACAGAAGTGGGTTATGTAACCACAGCCGGGGATTGGGTAACTATAGCCCGTTCTGCGATCGTTCATATTTTCAATAGTTCCCAAGGCGATTTCTGGTTTGTAGCCGATAGCGAGTTAATTATTCACGGAGCTACAGATCCTGATGCTACCGTAACTATTGCAGGTAAACCTGTCACTCTCAAGCCTGATGGAACCTTCCATTTACGTGTTCCCTTTTCAGAAGAAGTACTAGATTATCTCATCACAGTAGCTAGTGGAGAACAAAGAAAAATCATCCACAAGAAGTTTACTCAAGAAAACTCAGAAAGCTAA
- the mutL gene encoding DNA mismatch repair endonuclease MutL, translating to MASTIQALPQEVVYLITAGEVIDSFASVVKELVENSLDAGATRIVVYLWPQQWRIRVADNGCGMNLDDLQQAASAHSTSKIHSSADLWKINSLGFRGEALHSLTTLADLEIISRAPESVGWRVVYGDDGKTVQVEATAIAPGTVVTVSNLFANCAARRQGLPPTTQQMKAVQAIIQQIALCHPQTTWQVWQNERIWFTISPATSVGQLIPQFLNQIRPGDLQEVKLEIPHPVNSPQSTVNSQQSTLSLVVGLPDRCHRHRPDWIRVAMNGRMVKSAEIEQTILAAFHRTLPRDRYPVCFLHLTISPDQINWNRNPAKTEIYLNNLEYWQEQITQAINQALRISSANIKESVHTTRVSQLLKAAEEKGNYNFNPQNADTADNTQNYLKAVAQVSNTYIVAEHPGGMWLVEQHIAHERVLYEQLSDNWQMVSVEPPIILYQLSPAQVCQLQRIGLDIEPFGEQLWAVRNLPAMLQQREDCAEAILELSWGGDLQTAQVAVACRSAIRNGTPMSLPEMQKLLDDWQRTRNPRTCPHGRPIYLSLDESALSRFFRRHWVIGKSHGI from the coding sequence ATGGCATCTACTATTCAAGCTCTACCCCAAGAAGTCGTATATCTCATCACAGCAGGCGAGGTAATCGACTCTTTTGCATCTGTGGTCAAAGAATTAGTAGAAAATTCCTTAGATGCAGGGGCAACAAGAATTGTCGTTTATCTATGGCCGCAACAGTGGCGCATCCGTGTTGCAGATAATGGTTGCGGCATGAATCTAGATGATTTGCAACAAGCCGCCTCAGCCCATAGCACCAGTAAAATTCACTCCAGTGCAGACTTGTGGAAAATTAACAGCCTGGGATTTCGGGGAGAAGCGTTACATAGTTTAACGACCTTAGCAGATTTAGAAATTATCAGTCGCGCTCCAGAAAGTGTAGGCTGGCGGGTAGTTTATGGTGATGATGGAAAAACTGTACAAGTCGAAGCGACTGCGATCGCACCTGGTACAGTAGTCACAGTATCAAACTTATTTGCTAATTGTGCAGCACGTCGTCAAGGCTTACCCCCAACAACACAGCAAATGAAAGCTGTACAAGCCATAATTCAACAAATTGCTCTTTGTCATCCTCAAACTACTTGGCAAGTTTGGCAAAATGAACGCATTTGGTTCACCATTTCCCCCGCCACCTCTGTAGGGCAATTAATCCCTCAATTCCTCAATCAAATACGTCCAGGCGACTTACAAGAAGTCAAACTAGAAATACCACATCCAGTCAATAGTCCACAGTCAACAGTCAACAGTCAACAGTCAACACTCTCCTTGGTAGTAGGATTACCAGACCGTTGCCATCGTCATCGTCCAGACTGGATAAGAGTGGCAATGAACGGTAGAATGGTCAAGTCGGCGGAAATAGAACAAACGATTTTAGCAGCATTTCACAGAACATTACCACGCGATCGCTATCCCGTTTGTTTTCTCCATCTCACCATTTCCCCCGACCAAATTAACTGGAACCGCAACCCCGCAAAAACAGAAATTTATCTCAACAATTTAGAATACTGGCAAGAACAGATTACTCAAGCAATTAACCAAGCACTGCGTATTAGTTCTGCCAACATCAAAGAATCTGTGCATACAACGCGAGTTAGTCAACTACTCAAAGCTGCGGAAGAGAAGGGTAATTATAACTTTAATCCACAAAACGCAGATACAGCAGACAACACTCAAAACTACCTCAAAGCCGTCGCCCAAGTCAGCAACACTTATATAGTCGCTGAACATCCTGGGGGAATGTGGCTAGTAGAACAACACATTGCCCATGAACGGGTATTGTACGAACAATTGTCTGATAATTGGCAGATGGTTTCCGTAGAACCACCAATTATTCTTTATCAATTATCTCCAGCGCAAGTTTGCCAACTACAACGTATAGGTTTAGATATTGAACCTTTCGGTGAACAACTCTGGGCAGTGCGTAACTTACCAGCCATGTTACAACAACGTGAAGACTGTGCCGAAGCCATTTTAGAACTCAGTTGGGGAGGCGATTTACAAACCGCCCAAGTTGCCGTCGCTTGTCGTAGCGCCATCCGCAACGGTACACCCATGAGTTTACCAGAAATGCAAAAGCTACTAGATGATTGGCAACGCACCCGCAACCCCCGTACCTGCCCACATGGCCGCCCAATTTATCTATCCTTAGATGAGTCTGCTTTATCGCGGTTTTTCCGTCGTCACTGGGTGATAGGTAAAAGTCATGGTATCTGA
- a CDS encoding ABC transporter ATP-binding protein: MLEISNLNKSYGKRQVLQNLDLNVVDGEIYGLLGANGAGKTTTINIICNLLKADSGDVRLNNQPISESTKKLIGIAPQENLLYKTLTCAENLRFFAEIYGFNKKNIEIQIKKVLTSVNLLDRANSLVETLSGGMQRRLNIAVALIHQPKLVILDEPTTGLDIEARYEVWELIRQLKSQGITVLLTTHLLDEAERLCQKIGILKQGQILVEGSLAELRNLIPAQEVLLMQTTQQTEAIARAQTYGFTHRYYDNELAFWLPESLGLKEIVSRFEGIPIDAISRQPVRLEHIYLEVTQQN, from the coding sequence TAACTTAAATAAATCTTATGGGAAGCGACAAGTTCTGCAAAATCTGGATTTGAATGTTGTCGATGGTGAGATTTATGGTTTATTGGGTGCAAATGGTGCAGGTAAAACTACAACAATTAATATTATTTGTAATTTGCTCAAAGCTGATAGTGGCGATGTGAGACTTAATAATCAACCTATTTCTGAATCAACTAAAAAATTAATTGGTATTGCACCCCAAGAAAATTTATTATATAAAACTTTAACTTGTGCTGAAAATCTCCGATTTTTTGCGGAGATTTATGGTTTTAATAAAAAAAATATTGAAATACAAATTAAAAAAGTTCTAACTTCTGTCAATTTATTAGATAGGGCAAACAGCCTAGTAGAAACTTTGAGTGGCGGGATGCAGCGACGATTAAATATTGCCGTTGCGTTAATACATCAACCAAAATTAGTAATACTTGATGAACCAACTACAGGCTTGGATATTGAAGCACGGTATGAAGTTTGGGAGTTAATTAGACAACTTAAATCTCAAGGGATTACAGTTTTACTGACAACTCATTTACTAGATGAAGCAGAAAGGCTTTGTCAAAAAATCGGGATTCTCAAACAGGGACAAATTTTAGTTGAAGGTAGTTTAGCAGAGTTACGTAATTTAATTCCTGCACAGGAAGTTTTACTCATGCAAACTACACAACAAACAGAGGCGATCGCCCGCGCTCAAACCTATGGTTTTACACATAGATATTATGATAATGAGTTAGCTTTTTGGCTGCCCGAATCTTTAGGTTTAAAGGAAATTGTTTCTCGTTTTGAAGGTATACCTATTGATGCTATTTCTCGTCAACCAGTGCGGTTAGAGCATATTTATCTAGAAGTAACACAACAAAATTAA
- a CDS encoding DUF6174 domain-containing protein: MNRRNGLQWIIISSILVISGFAYLSNQFIFSNVSKNKLETAQKNWNKKNIFHYRLTINYSSPNKCQQEVEIKDDKITSVKQNTCISIPPSTVTELFKQIEAIADGKECGPNGCACDGTLGVDADYNPQFGYPLRVTTRLQPQKRWLYFNSLSDIYSSEPCTLIGFVNQEITVSKFTPI; this comes from the coding sequence ATGAATAGGCGAAATGGCTTACAATGGATAATTATTTCTTCAATATTAGTAATTAGTGGCTTTGCTTATTTAAGCAATCAATTTATATTTAGCAACGTTAGCAAAAATAAATTAGAAACAGCACAGAAAAACTGGAACAAAAAAAATATTTTTCATTATCGCTTGACTATTAACTATTCATCTCCAAATAAGTGTCAACAAGAAGTAGAAATTAAGGATGATAAGATAACTTCTGTCAAACAAAATACTTGCATAAGTATACCACCATCAACTGTTACTGAATTATTCAAACAAATTGAGGCGATCGCAGATGGGAAGGAATGTGGGCCGAATGGATGTGCTTGTGATGGAACTCTTGGGGTAGATGCAGACTACAATCCTCAATTCGGCTATCCTCTGCGAGTTACAACCAGATTACAACCCCAAAAGCGTTGGTTATACTTTAATTCTTTGAGTGATATATATTCAAGCGAACCTTGTACATTAATTGGTTTTGTTAATCAAGAAATTACTGTGAGTAAATTTACTCCTATTTAG